The Thalassospira sp. TSL5-1 sequence CACCATGATGGGAATGTTGTTGATGAAAACGAGCTTTGCGGTCGCGAGAAATTCCTGGCCGCTCAGGGCAAGGGACAGGCCGACCATAACAGCACTGAGCATAATGGATGAGGCCCCGGCGACAAAGGCGACAACCGCCATGATCCGGCCATCTACGCGGGCTAGAAACGGGCTGAAAGCCAGCCCCACCAGAACCGCAGGCAGCGCCATATTGACCGTATTGACCCCTAACACGGTAATGCCGCCAAAGCCGAAAAACACGGCCTGAAGCAAAAGGGCAATGAACACCGCCGGAAAGGCCGCCCATCCCAGTATCAGACCCAGCAGGCCATTCATGATAAGATGGATGCTGGTTGGCCCGATGGGAACATGAATAAGGGACGCGACAAAAAACACCGCACTGAGC is a genomic window containing:
- the cbiM gene encoding cobalt transporter CbiM, translating into MHIVDGVLSTDVVVTGAVIAVGGIAYGLRGITIENMPRTALLSAVFFVASLIHVPIGPTSIHLIMNGLLGLILGWAAFPAVFIALLLQAVFFGFGGITVLGVNTVNMALPAVLVGLAFSPFLARVDGRIMAVVAFVAGASSIMLSAVMVGLSLALSGQEFLATAKLVFINNIPIMVVEGFLTAAAFSLIKKVRPALLLSGASSRVTA